From uncultured Methanobrevibacter sp.:
TAACCTCACTGTGGTCATATTTTCTTCTATAATTATCAAATTTAACATTATCCTTGTTTTTTCTAAGCAAATAATAAACACGATTAAGTTTCATATTTAATTCTTCAGATATTTCACGAGCATTAAGACCTTTTTTAGCCAAATCCAAAACAATTTTCTCCTCACCGTTGGTCTGGCTTTTAGCACCCCAGTTATATTTCTTGTTAACTTCAATGTCCAGCTGCTCCAATGCGTCAATATAGTTTTTTGAAGTCCTCTCATAGACACTTGGGGAACATGTGATTTCACAAAGATTGGGATACTCATCAATCAAATCCATAATAAGTGATGATGACAGCACTTCAGTTATGTGAATTGTAGTTACATCTTCGTCCATATTATCACTATTTCTTAATCAAATCAAGGAATTTTTTGGATTTATCACTTTTCGGATTTTTGATATGATTTATATTTTTGATTTCCTTTTTGATTTTGGATTCATTGATATTGAATGCATTGCTTATCTCCTCAAGCTCAATATCTGAATTTTCATGTATCAGACCAGCACCCAAGGCAACATGATTGAATTTGATGTTTGAATTTTTAATCTGTTTTTCAAACTTGAATTTTTCATACAAAAGAAGATCCATCTCATAAACAGGGATAATCTTGATATCTGTAAAATCATTTAGAGTTGAAATGACTTTGGTATAGGTAGTCTGGAAAACTTTACGCTGTTCACGGTCAAGCTCTACACGAATGTAGGGAAAAGGGCCGCTTTCAATTTTACGTGAGTTGTTTGAAGTTGTCAAATAATATCTGAACATGTCCCACAATATCAGGGAAGATGCAATGTTTACAAATATGTTTTTGTAGATATTGTCCCTAATTTTCAAATCACGCTTTAGAGATCTCACCATATTTCCGAAGTTATCCATAAAACCATAGCTGTTAAGCTTTTTTTGTATCATTGACTCTCTCCAGGCTTCGATTGCATCTACATCATACTTGTCAATGAAATCGGGAGTCTGATTTTCAAATTCCGAAAGAACTTCATCATAAATGTTTATTCTTTTAAAATCTGACAGTCTTCTTTTTAAAATATCGTCCTTGATATTCAATATTATATGCTCGCAGTATCGAACATAAGCTATGGCAAGAGCTGTTCTTGCATGCTTATCGTCAATGATTGCAGGTTTTGTTCTATGAAATCTGAGCACTTCAATTCTAACACTGTTTCCATAAATTCTTCTTACTTCCTCTTCATAATTGTTAACGTATTCGGAATCCAGTGTGATATTTTTGCGAACTAACCTATTATTGTCATCTTTAAATCTTATAACAAGAGAAATAGTTTTTACAACACCTTTACGTTCCTGCTTTAAAATATTCAATACCTTTTTAAGGGATTCTCTTCCATAATTGGAAAATTGACTCATAAGCACCATATAATTACCTGAAAGTGGCAAATATGGAATTATTTCCAGCCTGTGTGTCGCTTCTTTATTTATCTTGAAGGTAAATGATTCGCTTCCACAGCTGCATTTGGAATCGTTTCTTCTATATTCATCCATTGAATATTTCTTGTAGCAAGAATCGCATTTGACATATCCAAATTGCTTAAGGTGTCCAATAGCAATTTTATGTGAATCGATAGCTGACTTGACCCTGTCCAGAATATTCTTTTTGGCATTTGCCTTCATCCTGAATATCTGATTATGACGACTATTTTCACCGACTTCATCAAGGGCTACTTCAGCCACAGATTTGGTTCCATAACGGCTTAAGGATGTGAAAGGAGTTGTGTACCCTTGGGCATCCATATCATCCTTTAAGTCCTGTAAAAAGTTTAGTCTGTCATCTAGTTTAAAGTAGAGACTTTTGAAATTACCGAAATTATCAATATTATCCAATCTAATTGAATCCTTTGATATTTCCTTTAGGTATTTCTCCGCTTTATTTACTAGGACAGATTCTTCCATATTAATCAAATTTTATTGGATTCTTTCACCGATTTCAGCATTTTCATCAGGAAATAATAATGCACCGCTTTCTCCTGTTGCTAAAATCATTCCTTCGGATAATGTTCCGAATAGTTTAGCCGGTTGCAAGTTAGCTACAACGCAGACTTTTCTGTCAACCAATTCTTCTGGAGAGTAGAATTTTGCAAGTCCTGCAACAATCTGTCTTGTTTTTTCTTCCCCAATGTCAACCTGTAACTTTAATAATTTGTCAGATTTTTCTATTTTTTCGGCTTCTTTTATTTGACCTATTTTAATTACAACTTCATCAAATTGATCTATACTAATTAAATCACTCATATTTTCATCCTCACTATTTTCTTTTAAGTTTTCTTGTAATTTTGCTTTTTCAGCTTCTATTGTCACATCTTCAATCTTTCTGAATAATGGTTTTGCTTTATTAATTTCATATCCTGAAGGCAAGAATACATTTGCTTGACTCCAATCGGACAAATCATCAATATTTAAAATTTTAGCTATTGCATCAGCTTTTGTTGGTAAAAATGGTTTAAGGGTGAAAGCCAATGTTTTGGCTAATTGATTAGATAAATATAAACAGTTTGCTGCTTTTTGCATATCCTCTTTTACAGCCTTCCAAGGTTCAGCATCATTGAAATATTTATTTCCTTTTTTAGCTACCTTGAATATTTCAAGCAAAGCTTCCCTGAACTCAAAGTTGGAAATATATTCTCCAGCTTTTGCAGGTAATTCTTCAATAGCTTTCTTAAATTCCTCATCATCTGCGGAAGGATTTGCATATTCAGGGATTTTTTTGTCAAAGTATTTGCGGGTGAATGTGAATGTTCTGTGTAAAAAGTTTCCGATTACATCTGCAAGTTCATCATTGTTTCTTCTTTGGAAGTCATCCCATGAAAAGTCTGAATCCTTGTTTAAAGGAGCGTTTATTGTCAAGTAATATCTGAGCAAATCAGGATTATAGTCTTTTACAAAATCGGCAATCCAAATTACCCAATTTTTACTTGTAGACATTTTTTCACCTTCCAATGATAAGAATTCTCCTGCATAAATCATGTCTGGCAATTTACATCCATAGGCTTTTAAAAGCCCTGGCCAGAAGATTGAATGGTGGTAAATGATGTCCTTTCCAATAAAATGGACTACAAAATCATTCCAGTATTCTTCCCATTTTTTACCGGATTTCTTGGACCATTGGCTTGCAGATGATATGTAACCGAGGAATGCTTCAATCCAAACATACAATACTTTGCCTTTGGCTTCATCCAACGGTACTGGAATACCCCAGTCCATATCACGGGTTAAAATCCAGTCATTCAATCCTTCTTTCAACCAGTTGGTAGCATAATTTTTAACGTTTGCAGGCAAGTTTTCATTGATTGAAATATATTCCTTCAAATCATCTTCCAATTCGGATAGCTTAAATGCATACTGGAATGTATCTTTAATTATTGGAGTGGTTCCACAAGTAATGCAGTGAGGTTCATCAAGTTCTGTCGGGTCAAGAGCCTTACCACATTTTTCACAATGATCGCCTCTTGCTTCAGACCCGCATACAGGACATAAACCTTCAACATACCTATCAGGAAGGAATTTATTACAATTCGGACAATACAGCTGTTGAATATCTTCCCTGTAAATATATCCATCATCATATAATTTCTTGAAGAAATTTTGAGCCAAATCATAATGGGCTTTATCAGTAGTTCTTGTAAAAT
This genomic window contains:
- the metG gene encoding methionine--tRNA ligase — encoded protein: MSKIFISCALPYANGPCHLGHIRSTYLPADIYARYNRMIGNDVLMVCATDEHGTPIAVKADKENKKPIEISKRYHDMIVRDVESMNISLDNFTRTTDKAHYDLAQNFFKKLYDDGYIYREDIQQLYCPNCNKFLPDRYVEGLCPVCGSEARGDHCEKCGKALDPTELDEPHCITCGTTPIIKDTFQYAFKLSELEDDLKEYISINENLPANVKNYATNWLKEGLNDWILTRDMDWGIPVPLDEAKGKVLYVWIEAFLGYISSASQWSKKSGKKWEEYWNDFVVHFIGKDIIYHHSIFWPGLLKAYGCKLPDMIYAGEFLSLEGEKMSTSKNWVIWIADFVKDYNPDLLRYYLTINAPLNKDSDFSWDDFQRRNNDELADVIGNFLHRTFTFTRKYFDKKIPEYANPSADDEEFKKAIEELPAKAGEYISNFEFREALLEIFKVAKKGNKYFNDAEPWKAVKEDMQKAANCLYLSNQLAKTLAFTLKPFLPTKADAIAKILNIDDLSDWSQANVFLPSGYEINKAKPLFRKIEDVTIEAEKAKLQENLKENSEDENMSDLISIDQFDEVVIKIGQIKEAEKIEKSDKLLKLQVDIGEEKTRQIVAGLAKFYSPEELVDRKVCVVANLQPAKLFGTLSEGMILATGESGALLFPDENAEIGERIQ
- a CDS encoding DUF530 domain-containing protein — translated: MEESVLVNKAEKYLKEISKDSIRLDNIDNFGNFKSLYFKLDDRLNFLQDLKDDMDAQGYTTPFTSLSRYGTKSVAEVALDEVGENSRHNQIFRMKANAKKNILDRVKSAIDSHKIAIGHLKQFGYVKCDSCYKKYSMDEYRRNDSKCSCGSESFTFKINKEATHRLEIIPYLPLSGNYMVLMSQFSNYGRESLKKVLNILKQERKGVVKTISLVIRFKDDNNRLVRKNITLDSEYVNNYEEEVRRIYGNSVRIEVLRFHRTKPAIIDDKHARTALAIAYVRYCEHIILNIKDDILKRRLSDFKRINIYDEVLSEFENQTPDFIDKYDVDAIEAWRESMIQKKLNSYGFMDNFGNMVRSLKRDLKIRDNIYKNIFVNIASSLILWDMFRYYLTTSNNSRKIESGPFPYIRVELDREQRKVFQTTYTKVISTLNDFTDIKIIPVYEMDLLLYEKFKFEKQIKNSNIKFNHVALGAGLIHENSDIELEEISNAFNINESKIKKEIKNINHIKNPKSDKSKKFLDLIKK